A region of the Labeo rohita strain BAU-BD-2019 chromosome 5, IGBB_LRoh.1.0, whole genome shotgun sequence genome:
atgttttactcaaaaaccttaatttcttttcgactgaaaaaaaaaaaaaaaaaaaaaaacaaaagacatgaacatcttggatgacatgggggtgagtaaatcatcaggaaatttttattctgtaagtgaataatgtaaatctttaaatgtaaataatgcgAACAATGgctttaatgtaaataatgtgaaTAATGTTATTCTTTACTGTAAAAGTTTATCAATGAAAGATCATGGAATGTCAATTCTGCCCAATACTCAACACTAATATTCATTACTATGAGGTAAGCTCACTTACTGTATAATGCAAGAGGTGTTATAAAATAAAGTGGAAGAGAGATGAcaatgtcaataaataaatgggaaaaaaatgagaATGAATTTATTgacttgaaatatttattaattctcagagtcttatttaaaataaataatagtatggTAAAGGAAGCAAAATGACCAAGAATGAATAgtagtgtttaaaaaacaaaacaaaagaaaagaaaacaggtGATCAACATCAATACAATCTTTTAGTTaagatataaaaacacacatatacaaaactgcaatttaaaattcaaCAATGCAGCGACGTATAGACAAGTCTAACACCTATTATTTGGAAACAGTAGTTTAAGAGTCATTAAGGGGCTGTCAGTGTGCTCTTTTTTAGGTGTTAATAGTGTTTGAGAGATGTTTCTCAGTGTATAACAGAGTACCTTCACCTTTCAACAACTAGCTTTAGGAGCAAAAACGGTTTAGTAAGCCCTTTGAAAATCTACCCCAGCTATACACCTTCAtgagcaaaaaaataaagtgcatgtGCAACACTCAACTGATCTCGACACCAAACACGAGGCTTTTATGAGTGTTCTCAAACGTCTAAACTCAAGGATGTCGGCAGTGTTGACACTTCTTTCGCTGAGGAATGTTTTCAACCTTGGTAAATAATTAGACAGCAACTGCAAGGGAAGTAACCGattatgaatatattaaatactgTCATTCAAATCGTTTACAGCGACACTCTTCATAACAGAGCATGCTGCTCTTCTGCATGAGGAAAAAGCTCCAGTGCCAACATCAACATGGTTACATTGCATGATAGTATTACTAAAACATGATCATAAGTGCACCATAGTACAGACCAATGTCCAGTGGAGAGGCCGCTACCGAGAAGAACAGAAGAGAAGAACTGCATTTGACACACATCAAGGTCTGTTTCCTTATTAGGACCATCGAGTTTCCAAAAAACGGGCTACAGCCGAGCTGCTTTTTTTAAAGCGCTGAATAAACAGACACGGTACCACAATGCATGAAGGCCAAAAGTATGCAGATCTGGGATTGTCCCAGTGACAACAAAGGAGCAGCATGTTTTGGAGgccaaaaaaagtttagttgAGAGGCAAGTCagctattttttacattaaatcgAGTTCTGGCAGTCCTTAGAGTCAGAAAACACGTTTCGAAGACGTTAAGAGGAAAACGTGTGTCCCTCGCAAAAGGAGGAAACGAatcgaacaaaaaaaaacaatcatggGGGAAGTGCTTCGTTTAAACGAGCTAATCAGTGCCAAACTAATAAATACTTCAAGTAACAAAAAACTTAATCATGTAAAAAGACCACAGGATTGTGGGTAAAGGACTACTTCAAcccaaaacacattcaaatgaaGTGCATGTTGATTCATGCCTGTTTGTTTGTCCAGCGAGCCTCTTCCATCTAAACTCTGATGGAAGCGGATTAAGTGATTACGGGCCTCGATGCGTCGGACTTTACTTTCCGCTCTTTTTTTGGCCCTGCGGGTCTTTTGGCTTGCCACAGGTGGTTATGGATAGTCAGCGCATCTACACTAACGGACACAGTCTTGGCAGGGATTACAGTGAACTGCTTGCGGTCCGAGCTGTACTTGTAGAGTTTGTCGATCATCTTCTTAGTGATGCTCTTGGGCCCTGTGCCAGTGAGCTTGTGGATCTCCTCTGTGTCAGGGAAGTAGGAGTAAAGGGCTCTGAACTGGCAGCCACTGTCCCGGAAGAGAATCATCAAGTGGTTGGATTCACACTTCTCCAGCTCCTACCAGTCAGAAAAAAAGAGGCAATTATTTACTGTAGTTCCCCTTAAGATTGATTGGTTATTTCTTCTaacctaaataaatgtatgcataACCTTTTCAATATCAATATCAACTCAATTTTTGTTTGCAATGCAGAGGTGCCACAAGATCTGCATCTCAAGTGGCATTTAGATACATTCACACATATTGTTAAATGCAGATCATACATGCAGttaacataaatgtattaatgttttaaaaataaaacactcaaCAGTGATATCTAAAatgattttgggaaaaaaatatatttcataaaccTAAAaatcgccagtaggtggcagcaaatcACTAAGTCCAACAACTCATCAGCAcatgagtgagtcattaagTTATTCTTTCaactgattcgttcaaatggctgattgaTTTAATAAAGCACAGTTGTGTGTTGCTCAACGACGCAAAACTGTTATGGTgtggctttatttatttatttttttttaactattttcgttgatgaaatagagcaaaaacaggaacttgagtctaaaatgtaagtaaattaatattaacttcttgtttaaggggctgttttaaacaaaaaaaaaagtatcatattTGTATGGAAAAGACTACATGTATGATATTAACGTTATCAGATGATATAAGACATATAAAAGTCGTACAGGGCAATTATATACATCACACAGTGAAATTATATACATCACACAGTTATATACAAAGAAATACATCACACAGTGAAAGCGTAAACTAAATGCACTCGCACAATAGTCTAACCTACATCTCAGTCAGAGGTTCCGTTAGACTTTAATATTGTCCGTCATTTTAACAGTTGTAAAAATTCCGTCATATCTATTATtacttaacatttcaattttaattttttaactataataacatatttaattgcttttatttttgttcacattttaattttgaatcgtgaacctacaggacgaacatatagacctttttcctgagtaaacgATGAGCGCCGCCATTACATATTCTAACTTCCGTTTGGATGCTCTTCTGTTCCAGTCTCCATAGGAACCCATTCAAATAGCGcccatctgtttttaatgttgctAACATCGGCAGCTTCGTGTCATCTacacactcattaaactttGAGGAGTGATGCACTAACAAACGACAGTCATTGCAACATTGAAAAGTGATGGTGCTGTGGAgtcatgtgctttttaaaaacatttgaataggTTTAACATTAGGTTATCAACTCtgaatatacattaatttgactagaaacattGGAGATCGGAAATGCAAAGCATCCTTCCGGTTAAAAGTCAGGCGTGACTTCCGTGTTTCCGAAAATTGTCTATAGGCTTATTGGCTTATTTTGGAGAACGGATGAAGAGAGAATGTGCATCACTTTTCAAATTCAACACCACACCCTGCAGTGACAGTGGAGGCCACTTAAAtgtagggctgggtaaaaaataaaataaatgtttcaaaaccgTTTCACACTCACCACCAACTAGACAGGGTGAGAATTAGTTACAaattacaatagatcaccctcagtgtaatctgtcaaagtgaccgacggccttcagatttttccgtcacttctaaaaaaaattattggtTAACGCAACCTCTGATCTCAGTGTATGCATGCACTCCCTGGGTATTATTGTCAAATCTCatattttaaacaacaattacGATATTATTGTAGATGATATATCTCGCACACCCCTAGTTACATCATAGCATGCACTGCCTGTTCAAACTGGTCACACACCTCAAGAATGGAGTTCTTCTGTGGCTCATTTACTTTCCCAGCCAAGCAACAATGAGAGATGGCGTTGTGGATTATAGGCTTGTTGGACTTTGCACTTGGCTCCTTGAAAAGCTTGGGTCCTACAGTGAAGAAATAATCataggaaaaacataaaaacccaTTAATTCAAGAAGCATGGATGCCCTATAAGGTCATGGATTATTAatctttttcttcttattttatgaTGATCCATTACCAATTTTTTACATATACACTACGGTTCGGTaagatgtttaaatgttttcgAAAGAGGTCTCTTatcctcaccaaggctgcatttatttgatcaaaaataaagtaaaaaatattaatattgtgaaatattaccattttctatctgaatatgttaaaatgtatttttttccaatgATGGTATAGctctagtgtcacatgatcctatagaaatcattttaatatgctgatttgctgctcaaaaaatattttatttttctgttcacTGTACAAGTAAAAATGTTGTGGTATATGAAAAATCTTAACAGAACATATTAGATGTTTAAAATGCAACCACATGGAGCAGGAATTTGGATCAGTGAGATTTCATTGTGGGCGGGGCTACTACGTGTGACATAAATAGAGAACAACTGACTGAAAAAATATCATCTTGCAATCACGGCTGGTTAGGGCAAAAACAATCTTCCACCCTTGGATTTATCGCTTGCCAATTTGTTGTTTCATCTGGTTAGGTGTCCCTCTCGGAGCCCTATAAATCTCTCACTGATGCGCATTGGAGCTTCTCAGTCTCCATTATTAAAAGCTAAACTACCTCATCCATCACTTTGACATTCAACAAACGCCACAAACCTTTCTATTCTCCTTCTAAACAATCGTTAGCTTAAAAATGGTTCAAAGGGTCCCTGCAGTGAACATTGACAAGATCAAGTTGATTAACGCTAATTTAACCGTGCCATTCTGTACATTACTCAAATAATTGACATGAACCCAAATCCCTTTTTAATACATagcttaaaaggatagttctaATTTCAATGTATGGAGGATTAATATACAGCTTTTAATTGTGCATTGCACACTTCAGCTTTAGAGTATTTATTCTACAAacaaagttatttattatttatttattatttattagtcaACAAATTCTTCCACTATTCCCCCcaccacccaaaaaaaaaaaaaaaaaaaaaaactcatgtgTGCTTATGTACTcaagcacacaaacaaacatattggCAAATGCATGGTCGAGATCACATCAGCACGCTGCTGTTTTTAACACAGGATGTCGTCCTGGAGCAGAGGAATctaaaactgtataaataatttagtattttagaGCAGCATGTGGGACCCACACTTCTTGAGCATCAACACAAATATAAACCACTTGCATCCTACAGAATGGAATGTGAAAACTCACCAGTGTATTCCGCCATGGATGTTGATGTAATGGAAGACGCGGTGGAACCGTTGTCCCAGTCTCTCTCTGTAGTCCGACTGGAATTGCGACTGAGGCCTGGAAATGACTCTACCGATTCCCCCCTGTTAATGGAAAAAGCGAACAGCAACTTTAAAGCGCTTTGGAGGTCACATTCTGAACTGAGTCGATTGATTCTGAAAAGAATTAATGAAATGCTAGCACGCATCTGCACACAGCCTGTAGGACATGGGAAGGACTTACCGTTGAGATCCCGCCCCTCCTGAGTTGACACTGTCTGGTTCAGTGGTGGCCACAGAAGCCAGTGACAGACTAGAACCAGACTGGGCACTGATGAGATTCTCATCTGGTGAGgacataatttcattatttcagtttaagtgCCAATGAACATTTCCTCTGTTAACTCTGTAATGAGTTTAATACTTACTGGCAGCAGGATATTTGGGAAGCGAATCAACTGAAGGTTCTTCTTTCAGCACAGACTTCGGCCTTTGTTTTTTAGGCTTAGTCTTGGGTTTGGGCTGGGGCTGTTCTTGCTCCTCACTCATCTCCTGCTGTTTCCTTCTAAGGTATTCCTGCTTTATCAACTCTCTCCTGTTTTTCTCCTCCTCTTTTCTGAGTCGTTCCTCTTCAGCTTTCCTCCTGGAATTAAACAAGAAACAAGGCTTTAAACATGAACTTCAAGAAAGAGTTACAAAGCATCTctttatcatatttatattcatggAAGATGACACTTCAAAGGTTGTCAATACCTGGCCTCATCTCTTTTCAGCTCACTTTCAGCCTCCAGCTGTTGCTTGCGGAGCCGAGCTTCCTCTGCCTTCCTCTGTTGTTTCAGGAGAAACGCTGCTCGCTTTTTGGCCAATTCATCCTCTGCTTTTTGCTCGTCCTGCAGGCATAAACAACAAAATCAGTAGGAAAAGTAAGACTAGTAAAACTCACATAGTTTTTGTGTACTTAGTGGTTGCTTTTATAGTCTTGAGGGTGTTGCTCAGTGGGGTTTTGGCCACAAAGTGGGAGTGGGAAAGATGCCATAGTTTAATACTTTGCcaggaagtttttttttaaactttaacccCAACAGCAGTGATGCCactaataaaatgtaagtaCTTAAAATAAAGCCAATCCAATCcattttctttcagatgaatgatTTGATAATGTCTGGTCCACTGCACTCAAATTACCTTGAAAAAGAAGCCCATGCCAGATTTCTTTTCCCCATCACTCCCATCAGCGGTAACATCCGTTACATTGGTGTTTTCTTCATCTGGGTTGGCAGCCAAATCAGACAAGTCTACCTCAATAAGATTGACTTTTCCTCTAGAAATATCCTCTGAGGAGACATTATCCCTTGCCGGCCCATCGTCATATGTAGCCTCAGCGTCCTGTAAGGTACCGGACATAGACTCTTCGAAGGTGATGCCAAGGGCTACAGAACTTGGTTCCCTTGAGACCATCCTCATGTTAGCTTCATCATTAAGGTGGAATGTAGTGCTTTTTGAGTTCCCTTTGTCTTTGTTGAATGAGTCTGATCTTGCGGAGATTTGCACAAAGTCCTCAGGCTCAGCTTTGGGGGTCCTGCCCCCTTGAATGGACTtggcagaggggctgtcagtaGGTGTAGGAGTGGAGCTCTTCTGCATTTTGGCGTGCTCCTTAACTAGCAACAGCTCTGAAGGTTTGGAACGAGACCGTGCTGAACTTAGTTTGGGTGGCTTTCGTACCACGGGGCTGCCACTTGGTTCCACAAAATGTATAGAAGCTTTGACCCTGGGCTCAGATCCATTACTTTGGTCACTGCTGGGTGGTGAAGCTGTACTTGTTGGAGACTGGAGATTCTGCTTCATGAGCATTTCTTGCTGGAGCGAAAGCTGCATCATCTGCTGCTGAATGTTTCCAATGGCCTCATTCAGCAACTCAATAGAGCGGTTGCATTCATTAAGATCTATCTCTTCGTCCATATCTAAGGCACTAGGAGACACAGTCCCGCCACCTGCCCACTCAAGAGATGCCTTCTCTGGCTCTTCAGCCTCTTTCGGCCCATCTCTCAGAGAATCTACACAGGTGTCGTCTTTTGATGACTTCTCTTTTTCTTGACTGAGTTTTTGCCCATCTTTTAAGTGGTACTCTGACTTTGTAGGCTGAGGGAGAGTGTCACTCTTCCCTTTCCTTACTATGTGCAGGAAAGCTGCTTTCCCAAGCTTGAGCCGTTGTCTTGCTGTCAAGACCTCCATCTTCTTCTTTTGGGATTCAATTGCACGTCGCTTTTCTTCAAGTTGCATGTGGAGTTGAACGAGTTCGGAGGCCAGCATGTTGGCACTGTCCTTGTTCTGCGGTGTGGGACTCTGGTCTCTTTTCATCCTCCAGGAGGTTAGAGGAAGCAGGCAACTCTCCGAGCCATCTGGTGTGGTCCGCTGTGAGCTGCTTGTGCTGGAGCGGATATCTTGATTGCTACCAAACCTCTGCATCTTTCGTTCGGCAAAACTGGTCATGCGCACGCTGCCGCTAGCTACGCTGCTGACCTGGGACTGACCAGGACTTGAGCACCTGCTCCCACCATCCTTATCCTCATGTTCCTTTACATTCATGTCCTCTCGCAGCTTGGCTGATTCTTCATCTTCCTCATAGAACTGTTTCTTGTCTGGATGGAGCTCTTTGGTGAGCTCTGCATCCTGTTCCTCAATGGTCTCCACAGTCTCTATATCAGACCCTGGATGGATGTCCCATGCTTGGACAGGCCTCCTGTCCTCAGGCACTGATGAATGAAGGTAAAACCCAGGTGAGCGCTCAGCAGAAGATGGCTCAACACTACTTGTTGCCAGTGGTCTGAAAGCTTGTGTCTGCCCAGGGGCTGGAGGCACAAATTCACTGCATTTAGGCTCAATAGTTGCCTCAAGCTCAGAGCTAGTGTTAGGGGTAAAGGTCCGGTTAAGAGTGGATGGAGGTCTTCGTCTGGAAGACGAAACAGCACCTTCTGCTCCTGCTACTCTCCGTGCCGACCCTCGCTGCCTTCCCTCTCCCGACTCTTCTTCCTTATTTAGGCATACTGACTTCTCTTTGGCTGGCCTGAGAACTGCAGGCATCAGGGGTTCCAGGAAGAAACTGGCTGTTCGGGAATCTGAGGACGCTTCCTCCTGTCTTCCCCAAATGCCTGTTTTAGCACCAGGGGTAGCACTCTGTCGCTCTGCGTCCTCAGAGTTTACCAGGGTGGTGTCATTCTTGGATGAATCTGCCCTGGCAACAGTTACCagctcatcctcctcatccATATTAACGTTGCCTAGCAGACTGTGGCCATTGACCCGCCTAACACTGCCCTGACCCGGATGGCTCTGGTGCTTGGGTGTGACAGTGGAGGCCAGGCTGTCCTCACTGATGGAGCAAGTCAGACTAACGCTGTCACCTGAAGCCAAGTCTGCATCACTGTCCGTAGCAGAGTGGAGAACATACCGATTTAGCTGAGACAGTGGCCTGATTACAATAATAAGAGAAGAATGaccaaacaaaataaagatttaatgtaatatgttaaaatatgttttaagtaCTCATATTTACTGATAATGTTGTACCTCTGCCGTTTATCTGACCAAGCCACCGATCCTCTGGAGTGACCTTCTTGCGTAAAAGAGTTGGAACGATTTCGACAGGCTGGTaagaaaagcacaaaaaaagtcacattctAACTCAACTGCAAAAAGTAATATgataaatcttttatttttttcttataaaatccaaaaaaaaaaaaaaaaaaaaaaaaaaaaaaacttttctcagaattgtgagaaaaaagttaaacttgtgagtttatatctcgtgattctgaaatataaaaaaaaaaattgtgagatataaaaagaCTTCATAACACAAAATTGCCAgttatcaagtcagaattgtgagatacagaatttatattgtgagatataaattgagAAAATATCTCAAAAAGCTGCATCAGAGATAAGTCACAactacctttaaaaaaaaaaaaaaaaaaattctgtggcTGAAATAGGTTTCCATACATTCACATTACCacaacgcaaaaaaaaaaaaacagagaactGAAATGGACAAAGTGCCTTAACTGTCATAAAGCAATACTGTTTTTGGGTTAAAACAaacttacatttcaaatatatttcatatatttttttaaacattctggttagtagttttttttaacttactaATCTCAATTATTCGGCCCAAACAACTCCTGTTAAAGATTCTATACAAACTTTTTAGTTTGGTAAActcaacattttttcttaaagttTGTGATTACAATAAAGCATTAAATAACCTATAATAAAGtgctaaaatcattttcattccTAATCATTTCTATTACTGAAACTCAACATTTCTGGGTACCGCTTCCAAGTGAGCATGAAAACTATGATTTCATATGAATGGCAGCAGAAGCTTAATGCCATACCTGCGCTTTCCTCTCCTGGCTGAGCCTTCTTCTGTCTTTGTCTCAGTGGCAGAAGTGGGTGGGAGGGGCTGAAGCTGGAACTCCCCTTATTACTGAAATGGCAAGCAGAGGGTACAGTTGGCAAACCACCAGCACAAAAAAATTAGGACGAATGATCGCCAGGCCCCCAGAGGTCTATCCAGCCAAAATCTAATCGTAACTGACACTACGCATTTTCCATGTGGATGGACAAATATAGACAAGCAGCACTGCTCTGTTTAGGACCTTAAAAAGAATAACTTCATCGAAATGAATACAACAATTACAGAGCAGTATTAAAAGCACTAGCatgacattaaaatgtgttttagttcCAAGTAactggcattttttttattgccagTTAAACAAGAGTAAGCacagtaaattattaaaattctaaaGTTAGGCAGGGCAGTGCAGTTCTGTCTCAGCATGTCAGAAAAACACAGGCACAACATGACAAAGCAAAGACGTTATGAGACGATATGATTCAGAGTGAATCATAATCATGCAAGTAAAGTTCCCTCTAATGTGCATGCATGCATGGCTGTGCACTCACGAATTGCAAACAAAATTTTCAAGCACATGAAAGCCcacattattaattttgttcatGTATTGCTGAAATCATGACTAGAATATGCAAAACCAGTGCAAAATGTGATTTGCATGTGTAGCAGCGGTGCTTtaaaaagatgcataaaatttaaatgactaTCATTAACCTTTtgtcatttaatgttttatttattttaattatgtttttaattatgttttttaaaaaaaaagattgggTTGGTACATGGTGTTTCTACTCTGGTGGCCCAACGGGTTTGGCAGAGCAAGAATACAAATTAGAGGGAAAATAATTATATGTCAgtttaattagaaataaatctaaaaagaaCAGCTAGAGCATATTTTCACATTGATCACTGACATTTACACCCAAAGCTACACATGGAAGAGACAAAACCTTGAAGCACTTACAGAGGCTCAGATTCTTCAGGGTGCAGGAAGTACCTGTTACAAACTTCCGGGCTGTTCTGAACAGGAAGTGCCGGATCAGCCACACCAGGAGACACCAGGAAGCTCCGTTTGGTGGCGTTGGAGATGGGCACAGTCGGCCTGGCACTCTTGGGCTGAGTCATTGCTCTTGCTATAATACAAGTATTAATTGTTAACTCAA
Encoded here:
- the camsap1b gene encoding calmodulin-regulated spectrin-associated protein 1-B isoform X2 — protein: MQTSLRSAQQLSEMVKSTSPYGGRRMDAELGADSARRKMEAAGEALEIVPLEMYDSARAKIAANLRWLFAKAFGIDHIPEDLRDPFYTDQYDQEHIKPPVIRLLLSCELYCRVCALILKGDQVASLQSHQSVIQALSRKGIYVMEGDDTPVTDSDLTCQPIKMSSHIPMIDALMMAYTVEMISIEKVVTCVKRFSTFSASKELPFDLEDAMVFWINKVNLKMREITEKEHKSKQHLLESPSHQKSPSKWYWKLVPVRYRRDHASGRQLPYFPLLEDLIRDVCDGAALLTVVHYYCPDLMKLDDICLKEVTSIADSLYNIQLLKEFANEYLNKSFYLTLEDMLYAPPVLKHNVMVFIAELFWWFEIVKPEFVQPRDVQEFKDARAMTQPKSARPTVPISNATKRSFLVSPGVADPALPVQNSPEVCNSNKGSSSFSPSHPLLPLRQRQKKAQPGEESAACRNRSNSFTQEGHSRGSVAWSDKRQRPLSQLNRYVLHSATDSDADLASGDSVSLTCSISEDSLASTVTPKHQSHPGQGSVRRVNGHSLLGNVNMDEEDELVTVARADSSKNDTTLVNSEDAERQSATPGAKTGIWGRQEEASSDSRTASFFLEPLMPAVLRPAKEKSVCLNKEEESGEGRQRGSARRVAGAEGAVSSSRRRPPSTLNRTFTPNTSSELEATIEPKCSEFVPPAPGQTQAFRPLATSSVEPSSAERSPGFYLHSSVPEDRRPVQAWDIHPGSDIETVETIEEQDAELTKELHPDKKQFYEEDEESAKLREDMNVKEHEDKDGGSRCSSPGQSQVSSVASGSVRMTSFAERKMQRFGSNQDIRSSTSSSQRTTPDGSESCLLPLTSWRMKRDQSPTPQNKDSANMLASELVQLHMQLEEKRRAIESQKKKMEVLTARQRLKLGKAAFLHIVRKGKSDTLPQPTKSEYHLKDGQKLSQEKEKSSKDDTCVDSLRDGPKEAEEPEKASLEWAGGGTVSPSALDMDEEIDLNECNRSIELLNEAIGNIQQQMMQLSLQQEMLMKQNLQSPTSTASPPSSDQSNGSEPRVKASIHFVEPSGSPVVRKPPKLSSARSRSKPSELLLVKEHAKMQKSSTPTPTDSPSAKSIQGGRTPKAEPEDFVQISARSDSFNKDKGNSKSTTFHLNDEANMRMVSREPSSVALGITFEESMSGTLQDAEATYDDGPARDNVSSEDISRGKVNLIEVDLSDLAANPDEENTNVTDVTADGSDGEKKSGMGFFFKDEQKAEDELAKKRAAFLLKQQRKAEEARLRKQQLEAESELKRDEARRKAEEERLRKEEEKNRRELIKQEYLRRKQQEMSEEQEQPQPKPKTKPKKQRPKSVLKEEPSVDSLPKYPAANENLISAQSGSSLSLASVATTEPDSVNSGGAGSQRGESVESFPGLSRNSSRTTERDWDNGSTASSITSTSMAEYTGPKLFKEPSAKSNKPIIHNAISHCCLAGKVNEPQKNSILEELEKCESNHLMILFRDSGCQFRALYSYFPDTEEIHKLTGTGPKSITKKMIDKLYKYSSDRKQFTVIPAKTVSVSVDALTIHNHLWQAKRPAGPKKERKVKSDASRPVIT
- the camsap1b gene encoding calmodulin-regulated spectrin-associated protein 1-B isoform X3, with product MQTSLRSAQQLSEMVKSTSPYGGRRMDAELGADSARRKMEAAGEALEIVPLEMYDSARAKIAANLRWLFAKAFGIDHIPEDLRDPFYTDQYDQEHIKPPVIRLLLSCELYCRVCALILKGDQVASLQSHQSVIQALSRKGIYVMEGDDTPVTDSDLTCQPIKMSSHIPMIDALMMAYTVEMISIEKVVTCVKRFSTFSASKELPFDLEDAMVFWINKVNLKMREITEKEHKSKQHLLESPSHQKVRYRRDHASGRQLPYFPLLEDLIRDVCDGAALLTVVHYYCPDLMKLDDICLKEVTSIADSLYNIQLLKEFANEYLNKSFYLTLEDMLYAPPVLKHNVMVFIAELFWWFEIVKPEFVQPRDVQEFKDARAMTQPKSARPTVPISNATKRSFLVSPGVADPALPVQNSPEVCNRYFLHPEESEPLNKGSSSFSPSHPLLPLRQRQKKAQPGEESAACRNRSNSFTQEGHSRGSVAWSDKRQRPLSQLNRYVLHSATDSDADLASGDSVSLTCSISEDSLASTVTPKHQSHPGQGSVRRVNGHSLLGNVNMDEEDELVTVARADSSKNDTTLVNSEDAERQSATPGAKTGIWGRQEEASSDSRTASFFLEPLMPAVLRPAKEKSVCLNKEEESGEGRQRGSARRVAGAEGAVSSSRRRPPSTLNRTFTPNTSSELEATIEPKCSEFVPPAPGQTQAFRPLATSSVEPSSAERSPGFYLHSSVPEDRRPVQAWDIHPGSDIETVETIEEQDAELTKELHPDKKQFYEEDEESAKLREDMNVKEHEDKDGGSRCSSPGQSQVSSVASGSVRMTSFAERKMQRFGSNQDIRSSTSSSQRTTPDGSESCLLPLTSWRMKRDQSPTPQNKDSANMLASELVQLHMQLEEKRRAIESQKKKMEVLTARQRLKLGKAAFLHIVRKGKSDTLPQPTKSEYHLKDGQKLSQEKEKSSKDDTCVDSLRDGPKEAEEPEKASLEWAGGGTVSPSALDMDEEIDLNECNRSIELLNEAIGNIQQQMMQLSLQQEMLMKQNLQSPTSTASPPSSDQSNGSEPRVKASIHFVEPSGSPVVRKPPKLSSARSRSKPSELLLVKEHAKMQKSSTPTPTDSPSAKSIQGGRTPKAEPEDFVQISARSDSFNKDKGNSKSTTFHLNDEANMRMVSREPSSVALGITFEESMSGTLQDAEATYDDGPARDNVSSEDISRGKVNLIEVDLSDLAANPDEENTNVTDVTADGSDGEKKSGMGFFFKDEQKAEDELAKKRAAFLLKQQRKAEEARLRKQQLEAESELKRDEARRKAEEERLRKEEEKNRRELIKQEYLRRKQQEMSEEQEQPQPKPKTKPKKQRPKSVLKEEPSVDSLPKYPAANENLISAQSGSSLSLASVATTEPDSVNSGGAGSQRGESVESFPGLSRNSSRTTERDWDNGSTASSITSTSMAEYTGPKLFKEPSAKSNKPIIHNAISHCCLAGKVNEPQKNSILEELEKCESNHLMILFRDSGCQFRALYSYFPDTEEIHKLTGTGPKSITKKMIDKLYKYSSDRKQFTVIPAKTVSVSVDALTIHNHLWQAKRPAGPKKERKVKSDASRPVIT